The following coding sequences lie in one Lolium rigidum isolate FL_2022 unplaced genomic scaffold, APGP_CSIRO_Lrig_0.1 contig_14805_1, whole genome shotgun sequence genomic window:
- the LOC124680386 gene encoding uncharacterized protein LOC124680386 — MLTDDILLSVLGRVSLHMAVRTAVLSTRWRHLPWLLPEISIDVEDFLSVPCTEPLEANDMEEAMVSLTKATRGFLADQKRGSTISSLHLKLYLINAFLCEVGPLVCDAIDNGLLKDLDLTVLDETDPLDRSDEDMLQRAQEIDTFFRAYPSVLHCLTKLSLKNAGFDKLDMHHVLFDCCKQLKHLSLCHCDTGTYSVFKIDAPNSKLCVLDIDRCRFERIELACLPKLETFIYTTWVSHHVPVTFGFVPSLGELELSCGKLYDRFPFKLSERLHGTTSIHSLTLDFEGENLWLQPEMEELCTAFNKLKKLSVCGVFVEFEILWITAFLVAAPSIEKLHIQVWNHACDVGEFRGDAYRDRSTPQWEMRFSGSENRLLKELEIDGFRALEQQFRFIRSMLERSPILQKIILRGDDQCDDCRPLDASLLHPSKFPQKDEEEMVVERIRDGIFSPEIIFDEDRSLSI; from the exons ATGCTGACTGATGATATTTTACTCTCTGTCTTGGGGAGAGTCAGTTTACATATGGCGGTCAGGACAGCCGTGCTTTCTACACGGTGGAGGCATCTACCTTGGTTGCTGCCTGAAATCAGCATCGATGTCGAGGATTTCCTATCTGTTCCATGCACTGAACCTCTTGAGGCAAATGATATGGAGGAAGCTATGGTGTCTTTGACCAAAGCAACCAGGGGTTTCTTGGCTGATCAGAAGAGAGGATCCACCATCTCAAGTCTGCACCTTAAGCTCTACTTGATCAACGCTTTCTTGTGTGAAGTTGGCCCACTGGTATGTGACGCGATCGACAACGGTTTGCTGAAAGATTTGGATCTCACCGTTCTTGATGAGACAGATCCTTTGGACCGCAGTGACGAGGATATGCTGCAGCGAGCTCAAGAGATCGATACTTTCTTCCGTGCCTATCCTAGTGTGCTCCACTGCCTCACAAAGCTCTCTCTGAAAAATGCAGGTTTTGACAAATTGGACATGCACCATGTCCTATTTGACTGCTGCAAGCAACTGAAGCATCTAAGCCTTTGTCATTGTGATACTGGCACTTACTCTGTCTTTAAGATTGATGCACCAAACTCAAAACTTTGTGTTCTAGacatcgacaggtgccgctttgaGAGAATCGAATTGGCCTGCCTCCCGAAATTGGAGACGTTCATATACACTACTTGGGTATCTCATCATGTTCCAGTAACCTTTGGGTTTGTCCCATCTCTCGGGGAATTAGAACTCTCATGTGGTAAATTATATGATCGATTCCCATTTAAATTAAGTGAGCGGCTACATGGCACAACAAGCATACACAGTCTCACATTGGACTTCGAAGGAGAAAAT CTTTGGTTGCAACCTGAGATGGAGGAACTCTGCACCGCATTCAACAAGCTAAAGAAGCTGTCCGTGTGTGGCGTGTTTGTGGAATTTGAAATTTTATGGATTACGGCCTTTCTCGTAGCAGCACCATCTATTGAAAAACTACATATTCAG GTATGGAACCATGCATGTGATGTGGGCGAGTTCAGAGGTGATGCCTACCGTGACAGAAGCACTCCTCAGTGGGAAATGCGCTTCAGTGGCTCCGAGAACAGGCTACTGAAAGAGCTAGAAATCGATGGCTTTAGAGCACTAGAACAACAGTTCAGATTTATAAGATCCATGTTGGAGCGCTCTCCCATCTTGCAGAAGATAATTCTCAGAGGAGATGACCAATGCGACGACTGCAGACCTCTTGATGCATCACTCCTCCATCCTTCGAAATTTCCGCAGAAGGATGAGGAAGAAATGGTGGTTGAGAGGATCAGAGACGGCATATTTTCGCCGGAGATAATTTTTGATGAAGACCGGTCTCTGAGCATCTGA
- the LOC124680384 gene encoding uncharacterized protein LOC124680384 — protein MAVSTGVLSTRWKHLPWLLPELSINVEDFLSVPCTEPIEANEREELAMVSLTKATRSFLADKQGECTISSLHLKLYLTNTFLCEIGKLVGGAIDNGMLKDLDLTVLDKTNPLDRSDEDMLQRAQDIDTFFGAYPSVLHCLTKLSIQNAGFDKLDMHHVLFDCCKQLKHLSLSYCDTGMYSDFKIDAPNSKLCFLEFDKCRFERLELVCLPKLEKLICGTWESHNVPVTFGFVPSLGELELSFGAAYYQCPFKLSELLHGTASIHTLTLDFQGEIVWLQPEIEELRTAFSKLKKLSVCGIFVEFDILWTTAFLVAAPSIEKLRIQVSDHPCEAGFRGGMYSDRVTPQWEMRFDGSENRLLKELEFGGFKSLEQQFTFIRSMLVRCPNLQKIILRGDMICEECDALDASLRNLKFPKKDEEEMVVERIRGGIFLPEIIFDEDWSLSI, from the exons ATGGCTGTAAGCACAGGTGTGCTTTCTACACGGTGGAAGCATCTGCCTTGGTTGCTGCCTGAACTCAGCATAAATGTCGAGGATTTCCTATCTGTTCCATGCACTGAACCTATTGAGGCAAATGAAAGGGAGGAGTTAGCTATGGTGTCTTTGACCAAAGCTACCAGGAGTTTCTTGGCTGATAAGCAGGGAGAATGCACCATCTCAAGTCTGCACCTGAAGCTCTACTTGACCAACACTTTCTTGTGCGAAATTGGTAAACTGGTAGGTGGCGCGATTGACAACGGTATGCTGAAAGATTTGGATCTCACCGTTCTTGACAAGACAAATCCTTTAGATCGTAGTGACGAGGATATGCTGCAGCGAGCTCAAGATATTGATACTTTCTTCGGTGCCTACCCTAGTGTGCTCCACTGCCTCACAAAGCTCTCTATACAAAATGCAGGCTTTGACAAATTGGACATGCACCATGTCTTGTTTGACTGCTGCAAGCAACTGAAGCATCTAAGCCTTTCTTATTGTGATACCGGCATGTACTCTGACTTTAAGATTGATGCACCAAACTCAAAACTTTGTTTTCTGGAATTCGACAAGTGTCGCTTTGAGAGACTCGAACTGGTCTGCCTCCCGAAGTTGGAGAAATTGATATGCGGTACTTGGGAATCTCATAATGTCCCAGTGACCTTTGGGTTTGTCCCATCTCTTGGAGAATTAGAACTCTCATTTGGTGCAGCATATTATCAATGTCCGTTTAAGTTAAGTGAGCTTCTACATGGAACAGCAAGCATACACACTCTGACATTGGACTTCCAAGGAGAAATT GTTTGGTTGCAACCTGAAATAGAGGAACTCCGCACTGCATTCAGCAAGCTAAAGAAGCTGTCTGTGTGTGGCATTTTTGTTGAATTTGACATTTTATGGACGACTGCCTTTCTGGTAGCAGCACCATCTATTGAAAAATTACGTATTCAG GTATCGGATCATCCATGCGAGGCTGGTTTTAGAGGTGGCATGTACAGTGACAGAGTGACTCCTCAGTGGGAAATGCGCTTTGATGGCTCTGAGAACAGGCTGCTGAAAGAGCTAGAATTTGGTGGCTTTAAATCACTAGAACAACAATTTACATTTATAAGATCCATGTTGGTGAGATGTCCCAACTTGCAGAAGATAATTCTTAGAGGAGACATGATATGCGAAGAATGTGATGCTCTTGATGCATCACTTCGTAATTTGAAATTTCCAAAGAAGGATGAGGAAGAAATGGTGGTTGAGCGGATTAGAGGTGGCATATTCTTGCCAGAGATAATTTTCGATGAAGACTGGTCCCTGAGCATCTGA
- the LOC124680381 gene encoding uncharacterized protein LOC124680381 has protein sequence MAARTGVLSTRWKHLPWLLPELSIDVKDFLSVPCPDPIEADAMEKAMMSLTKATKNFLADHRRESTISSLHLNLYLINNFLCEVGSLVGDAVDSGLLKDLDLAITDETAPRDCSEVYMVQRGKEIDGFFSACPSVLHCLTKLSLRNLCFIELDMHHILFDCCKQLKHLSLYQCDTGASSLFMIDAPNSKVSVLELTLCRFVRLEVVCLPKLEKLSWDTWMSPDMPLAIGFAPSLGELELSCGAVCANSGTKLSELLHATRGIHTLSLGFQGENIWLQPETKQLCTAFNKLRKLSVQGIFVEFDILWTTAFLVAAPSIELLQIEVWEHPCDEEDLTDEDRRRTNSERRNPQWDMDFDNSKNWLLKELEFVGFRSLEQQFTFIRSVLERSPNLQKIFLKDDEECSFCAALGAPSKFPKKDDQEMIIRRITDGIFSPQIIFDKL, from the exons ATGGCTGCAAGGACAGGTGTGCTTTCTACACGGTGGAAGCATCTTCCTTGGTTGCTGCCTGAACTAAGCATCGATGTCAAGGATTTCCTATCTGTTCCATGCCCTGATCCTATTGAGGCAGATGCTATGGAGAAAGCTATGATGTCTTTGACTAAAGCAACCAAGAATTTCTTGGCTGACCATCGGAGGGAATCCACCATCTCAAGTCTGCACCTTAATCTCTACTTGATCAACAATTTCTTGTGCGAAGTTGGCTCACTGGTAGGTGACGCTGTTGACAGTGGTTTGTTAAAAGATTTGGATCTCGCCATTACTGATGAGACAGCTCCTCGTGACTGTAGTGAGGTGTATATGGTACAGCGAGGCAAAGAAATTGATGGTTTTTTCAGTGCATGCCCTAGTGTGCTCCATTGCCTCACAAAACTCTCTCTACGCAATTTATGCTTCATTGAATTGGACATGCACCATATTCTGTTTGACTGCTGCAAGCAACTGAAGCATCTAAGCCTTTATCAGTGTGATACTGGTGCTAGCTCTTTGTTTATGATTGATGCACCAAACTCAAAAGTTAGCGTTCTAGAACTCACCTTGTGTCGCTTTGTGAGACTTGAGGTGGTCTGCCTTCCTAAATTGGAGAAGCTCAGCTGGGATACTTGGATGTCTCCAGATATGCCATTGGCCATTGGTTTTGCCCCGTCGCTTGGAGAATTAGAACTCTCATGTGGTGCAGTATGTGCTAACAGTGGAACTAAATTAAGTGAGCTTCTACATGCAACCAGAGGCATACATACTCTTAGTTTGGGTTTCCAAGGAGAAAAT ATTTGGTTGCAACCTGAAACTAAGCAACTCTGCACAGCTTTCAACAAGCTGAGGAAGCTGTCTGTGCAAGGTATCTTTGTTGAATTTGACATTTTATGGACTACTGCCTTTCTTGTGGCGGCACCTTCTATCGAGCTGTTACAGATTGAG GTATGGGAACATCCATGCGATGAGGAAGACTTGACTGATGAGGATAGACGACGTACAAACTCTGAAAGAAGAAATCCGCAGTGGGATATGGACTTCGACAACTCGAAGAATTGGCTGTTGAAAGAGCTAGAATTTGTTGGCTTCAGATCACTAGAACAACAGTTCACATTTATAAGATCTGTTTTGGAGCGATCTCCAAACTTGCAGAAGATATTTCTCAAAGATGACGAGGAGTGCTCCTTTTGTGCAGCTCTTGGCGCGCCTTCAAAATTCCCCAAGAAGGATGATCAAGAAATGATCATAAGGCGGATTACAGATGGCATATTCTCACCCCAGATAATTTTTGATAAGTTGTAA